ATCGCGAAAACATGTTCGTGATCCCCGATGAAGTGCCCAATGTCGATGATGAAGGGCCGATCATTTCGGGCGATGCCGAATGGATGGCGCTGAAGCCGATGAACTGCCCCGCGCACGTGCTGATTTTCCGGCAGGGCATCAAATCCTACCGCGATCTGCCGCTGCGCATTTATGAAAACGGCTGCTGCCACCGCAACGAACCGCATGGGGCGCTGCATGGCCTGATGCGCGTGCGCCAGTTCACGCAGGACGATGCGCATATCTTCTGCCGTGAAGATCAGATCGTGGCCGAAGTGCAGGCCTTCTGCGAACTGGCGGACCGGATTTATAAGGATTTCGGCTTCACTTACGCGATCAAGCTGGCGCTGCGCCCCGAAAACCGCTTCGGCACCGAAGAAATGTGGGATCAGGCCGAAACCGAACTGCGCGATGCCGTTGTTCGTGCCGGTCTGGCGAGCGCGGACTATGGCTGGGAAGAACTGCCGGGCGAAGGGGCCTTCTATGCGCCCAAGCTGGAATGGCACCTGACCGATGCGATTGGCCGGACCTGGCAGGTCGGCACGATCCAGTCGGATCGCGTGCTGCCCGAACGGCTCGACGCCAGCTATGTTGCCGAAGATGGCGGCCGCCATCGCCCGGTCATGCTGCACCGCGCGATCTTCGGGTCTTATGAACGGTTTATCGGCATTCTGATCGAACACTTCGCGGGCAAGCTGCCGGTGTGGCTGGCCCCGGTGCAGGCCGTGGTCGCCACGATCGTGTCCGATGCGGATGACTATGCGAAAGACGTCACCGCGAAACTGCGCGCGGCAGGCATTCGGGTGGAATCCGATCTGCGTAACGAGAAGATCAACTACAAGGTGCGTGAACATTCGGTGGCGAAAGTCCCGCATCTGCTGGTGGTCGGCAAACGCGAGGCGGACGAAGGCACCGTGGCGGTGCGCACTTTGGGCGAACAGCATCAGAAGATGATGAGCCTCGACGATGCGATTGCCATGCTGCAGCAAGAGGCCACCGCACCGGACCTGCGTTGATCAGGGCGGCCCTTGGTTCACCCGAAATGCGCGGGATATTGGGGGCATCGAGGGGGGACTGATCCCCGCCGGGCGGTTCCTGTCAGAAAGGCAGCGCGCGCCCGGCCAGTATCAGCGCCAGGGCGCAGCCGCAGACAATCGCCATGCGCAGCAGTTCCAGCGCGGATAGCGATCGCAAGGCAAGGATGGCCTGTTTCCCCATGGCACCACTGTGGCACCATGGGGTTAGGAAAGCGTTAAATGCACCGCTCTCAGGCTGGGCCAGACGGCATCTGCTGACTGGCGCAATGGAAGCCACCGCCGCCCGCAAGGACTGCATCGCCCGGCAGGCCGATGGTGTCGCGATCGGGGAACAGCGCGGCCACGGCGGCGACACCATCGGCATCGTGCGGTGATCCAAAGGTCGGCACGACCACCAGGTGGCTGGTGATGGTAAAGTTCATGTAGCTTGCCGGTTCGATCCGCCCGTCGGTTTCGATCCGGCCGGGCGATGGCATATCGCGCACTGTCACGCCGAATGCTGTCGCCCGCGCGCGGGCGTCGGCATAGATCGTGGCATTGGGATCGTCCGCGCCGGTCGCCACCGGCAGGGCCAGCGTATTGGGCGCGACAAAGCGGGCGAGATTGTCGACATGGCCATCGGTGTGATCGTTGATCAGCCCGTCGCCCAGCCACAACACGCGGTCAAACCCCAGATCGCGCGCCAAACGCGCTTCGATCTCGCCGCGCGAAAGCTGCGGATTGCGATTGGGGTTGAGCAGGCACTGCTCGGTCGTGGCGACCAGCCCGGTGCCATCGCCATCCACGGCCCCGCCTTCGAGAATCCAGTCCGCCAGATCCACGTCCAGCCCCGCTTCGCCCGCCAGTTCGGCGCCGATGGTCTGGTCGCCGTCCATCAGGTATTTTTCGCCCCAGCCGTTGAAGCCGAAACGCCGCGCACGTGCCGCGCCGGCTGCGTCCTGCACCACCAGCGGACCGGTATCGCGCAGCCAGATATCGCCATAGACGCGCTGCTCAACGATCACCTTGGCGCTGACCAGTTCGCGCGCGCGCGCGGCATTGGCCGCATCCCGCACCAGCAGGCGGGTTTCCTGCCCGCTTTCCGCCACGGCGCTGGCGAATGCGGCGATCTGTTCCTGCGCGCGGGGCAGCGACGCGGGCCATTCTTCGGGATCGTGGGGAAAGCCGATCCACAACCAGTCCTGTGGCGCCCATTCGGGCGGCATGCGAAAAGTCATCGTGTGTCTGTTCCTGTATGTGTCAGCAGCCGCCCGGCGCGGCGCAGCTTGCATCGCGGATGCGGCGGAATTCATCGCCCTTGTTCCAGTTGGGCCATTCGCGGGTTTCGGCAAGCATACGCCCCACCAGATAGTTGAGCTGGAGGTCTTGTGCCACCCCGCGCCAGTCCCATGCCGGATCGTATTCATCACCCGGCGCGTGATAGCGGTTTTCGTAAGCGCGCGCATAGGCCGCCCCTGCCGCCTGCCCGCCGTGCACAAGATCTTCCCCGCCATCGAAATAGAGCATCGGCACGCCGCGCTTGGCAAAACTGAAGTGGTCCGACCGGTAGTAGAAACCCTTCTCCGGCGAACGATCCGGGGTGGCCCGGCGCCCCTCTTTCGCCAAGGCCGCGGCGAGATAGGCATCCAGCCGGGATTTGCCGTTGCCGACCACGATCACGTCTTTTGCCGGGCCAGCCAGCGAAAGCGCATCCATATTGATCCCGGCGACAGTCTGCGCCAGCGGGAATACCGGATGGGTGGCGTAATAGTCCGACCCCAGCAGGCCCTGTTCCTCTGCCGTGACTGCGATAAAGGCGATGCTGCGGGCAGGTGCCCCCGCTTTGGCAAAGGCTTCGGCCAAGGTGACCAGCGCGGCCGTGCCGGTGGCGTTGTCGATCGCGCCGTTGCAGATGTCATCGCCCGTGGCATCGGCCGGACAGCGCCCGAGATGATCCCAGTGCGCGGTGTAGAGAACGTATTCGTTGGGGCGCGAGACACCCGGCAGCACACCGATGACATTGCGCGAGGTATAGCGGCGGATCGCGTTGTCGAATCCGGTCTTCGCGGTCAGTCGCAGGGGCACGGCGCGGAAGCCCGGTTTTCCGGCAGCCTGCACCAGACCGTCGAGATTCTGCCCTGCCGCGGCAAGGATGGTTCTGGCGGCATCTTTCTGGACCCAGCCGTTGACCAGCGCTTCCCCCTTCCCGCCATCATCGCGCGCGGCATAGGATTGTGGCCCCGACCATCCCGATTGCACCACGTTCCAGCCATAGGCGGCTGGAATGGTATCGTGCACGATCAGTGCGGCGGCGGCCCCCTGCCGCGCGGCTTCCTCGAACTTGTAGGTCCAGCGCCCGTAATAGGTCATGGCCTTGCCACCAAACAGGCCCTTGGTATTGCCCGATGCGTGATCCGGATCGTTGATCAGGATGACGGCGGTTTTTCCGCGCATGTCGATCCCGGCATAGTCGTTCCAGCCTTTTTCCGGGGCATTGATCCCGTATCCGACAAAGACCAGCTCGCTCTGCAACAGATCGATGCGCTTTTGCGTGCGGTAACTGACCCCGACCCAGTCGGTCCCGAAATCGTAGCGCAGCGGTTCGTCCGCACCCTCGATCACCAGCGGATCGTAGCGTGAGGCGGTGATTTCGACCAGCGGCACATCCTGAAACCAGCTTGCCCGCTTGGCCACGCGATTGCCGGGTTTCAGCCCGGCCGCCGTGAAACGTTGCACCAGATAGGCCAGCGTCTTTTCTTCACCCGGTGTCCCGGGCGCGCGGCCTTCGAACGCGTCGGAGGAAAGGGTCCGGGTGACCTCCTGCATGGTCTCGATGGCGATCGGCCCGTTTGCCACCTGCGGCAGCGGCGGGCCGGACGCTTGTGGCACGTCGCCGGACGCGGCGCAGGCGGCCAGGCCCAGCGCGGCGATCAGGACGGCAAAACGGCGGATCATCGGGCACCCATTCCTTGTGCGATGGTATACCTTCTGTGACAGACCGCGTGGCTGTGAACAAGCGCGGGTCTTGCTCTTGCGCGCGGTGTCGGGCAGGCGTTGCGCATGAGCGCCGATTGGGACAATGCGATTGCGAGAGCCAGGGCATACTCGCCGTTTCTGACGCTGGGGCTGGATCGCCAGCCTGAGCTGGAAGCACTGCTCGCCGCCGGGCGGCGGGACGAGGCGCTGGCCTGGGCGCGGAGCGCGGGCGCGCATGAAGAAAATCCCGGCATTGCCTTGCGTCGTGAACGGTGGGGGCTGGCCACGGCACTGGCGATCGGCGATCTTGCCGGAGCCTTTTCGCTGACCGAAGTGATGGAGACGCTGTCCAGTTTTGCCGACCGTGCGCTGGATGTGGCGATCGACGCGGCGATTCGCGAGCGTGCCCCCGATGCCGATCCGGAAGGGTTCTTCGCCATCGGGCTGGGCAAGCACGGCGCGCGCGAATTGAACTATTCGTCGGATATCGATCCCATTCTGCTTTACGATCCGCAGGCATTGCCCCGCCGCGAACGGGATGAACCGGGCGAGGCGGCGCAGCGTGTTGCCCGGCGCCTGGTGGAAATGCTCTCGCACCTCACTGCGGATGGCTATGTGTTCCGGGTCGATTTGCGGTTGCGCCCTGCTTCTGAAGTATCCCCGCTGGCGATTTCGGTGGGTGCGGCGCTGACGCATTACGAATCGTCGGCCCTCGCATGGGAACGGGCGGCCTTTATTCGTTCGCGGGCCGCAGCCGGTGATGTTCCGCGCGGGGAAGAATTTCTCGGCGCGATCCGCCCCTTCGTCTGGCGCAAGAGCCTCGATTTCGGCGCGATTGCAGAGATCGGGCGGCTGATCGGCCGTATCCGGTCGCATTACGGCGGACCGGTCGTGCCGGGGCCGGGATACGATCTGAAGCGCGGGCGCGGCGGGATTCGCGAGATCGAATTCTTCGCCCAGACGCATCAACTGATTCACGGCGGGCGGCGCCCGTCGCTGCGCGTGCGGGGCACACGGGCCGCGCTCGATGCGCTGGCGGACGAAGGCATTATTGCGGCAGAAGATGCGCAGGTTCTGGGCGACAGTTACGATCGCCTGCGGGTGGTGGAGCACCGGCTGCAGATGGTTTCCGATCATCAGGTGCACAATCTGCCGAAAGACTCCGCGGCGCTGGATGGCGTCGCGCGGCTGGATGGCTTGCCCGATGGCGCGGCCCTGCTGGCGGAATTGACCGTTATCACCGACGCGGTCGGGCAGCGCTTCGATTCGCTGCTGGAACAGACGGGGCAGACCGCAGGCGGCGCGGCCGGGTCTGCCTTGCCGGAAAGCGGGAATCTGGCGGACCGCCTGGGGGCCTTGGGTTTTGCCAAGCCTGATGATGTCGCCGCGCGGGTGGCCAGTTGGTCCGATGGACGCGTGCGGGCCTTGCGCAGCGAAGCCGCCCGTGCGGCCTTTGCCGCGATTGAACCCACGCTGCTCGCCGCGCTGGCTGCGGCGCCTGATCCCGATGGTGCGCTGCTGCGCTGGGAAACCTTTTTGGTTAAATTACCAACTGGTGTTAACCTATTCCGCTTGTTGGAGGCGCGCCCCGGCCTGTTTGCGCAGCTTCTCGGCATTCTCACCATGTCTCCGCCGCTGGCCGAAGCACTGGTACGGCGGCCCGATCTGCTGGATGCGCTGATCGACACCACCGCGCTCGATCTGCCCGGTTCGGTGGAAGAACTGGCCGCGCGCATGGCGCGGTGCGAAGAGGGTGACGATTATCAGGCGATTCTCGACCGTGTGCGCCGCGTCGTGGGCGAAGTGCGCTTCGCGCTGGGCGTGCAACTGATCGAGGCGGCGAACGATCCGCTGGCCATTGCAGAGGCGCTGGCGCGGACGGCCGAGGCCGCGTTGCAGGTCTGCGCCAATGCCACGTGCGAGGAATTCGCCGCAAATCACGGCCATGTTCCGGGATCGGAATTGCTGGTCATGGGGCTGGGCCGATTTGGCGGTGGTGCGCTGACCCACGCGTCCGATCTCGACATCGTCTACCTGTTCACCGACGGCGCGGGCGGGGAATCCGATGGGCGCAGGCCGCTGGGCGCATCACTCTATTTCAATCGGCTGGCCCAACGGGTCAGCGCCGCGCTGAGCGTCCCGACAGCGGAAGGCGCGCTATACGAAGTCGACACGCGTTTGCGGCCGCAAGGCGCGCAGGGGCCGCTGGCCGTCAGTCTCGAGAGCTTCGCGCGCTATCAGCGCGAGGATGCGTGGACGTGGGAGCATATGGCGCTGGCGCGGGCTCGCCCGCTCTATGGCTCGGAAGCCGGGAAAACCGCGCTGTCGGATGTGATCCGCAGGGTGCTGGGTGCCCCGCGCGATCCGGTCAAGCTGAAGCAGGACGTGTTGAAGATGCGCGACGAAATGGCCGCGCACAAACAGCCCAAGGGCGTGCTCGATGCCAAGCTGGCGCGGGGCGGGCTGGTGGATGTGGAGTTCATGATCCACTATCTTCAGCTACGCGACCATGTCGGTTTTTCGCCTGACGTATTCGGCGCGCGCGACGCGCTGATTGACGCCGGGCTACTGCCCATGGCGCTGCGCGATGCGCATATTCTGATGACCCGGCTGTTGATCAGCTCGCGCCTGCTGGCGCCCGACGCGGCCATGCCGCCCCCGGCTGCGGCGCTCGCCCTGGCGCGCAATTGCGGCTGCGCGGATTCGACGGCGCTGTTGCAGCAATTTGCCGCGGCGCGGCGCTGTGTTGCCGCCGCATGGCAAGAGACATTTGGCCAAGTTCTGGAGATCGATGATGAGTAACCGCCCCGATATTGGCGACCTGGTGCCGGACATCGCGCTGGAAACGCCCGGAGGCGCAAGCGTCAAACCGTCCGCCTATCGCGGGAAGCCACTGGTCCTGTTCTTCTATCCGAAGGACGATACCCCCGGCTGCACCACCGAAAACAAGGATTTCAGCGCATTGGCGGGCGATTTCGCCAAGGCCGGGGTTGCCTTGCTGGGGGTGAGCAAGGATGCCCCCGCGCGCCATCAGAAATTCATCGCAAAGCATGATCTGGCCGTGTCCCTCGCATCCGATCCGATTGTCGACGGGCTTGCCGATGCCTTGGGCATCTGGGTCGAGAAGAACATGTATGGCCGGACTTACATGGGCATGGAACGCACGACTTATCTCGTCGATGCCGAAGGGCGGATTGTCCGGGTCTGGCGCAAGGTCAAGGTCAAGGACCATGCCGCCCAAGTGCTGGAGGCGGCGCGGGCGCTCTGACGCTGTTCCTGCCCCCGGTCTATCATGTCCGCTTCCCTTGGTGCTGCCCTGCGTTCCGTTCTTCTCACTGCCGATCCCGGCGGCAAGGTCATGGCCGCGCGGGCGGTGGCGCGTGACTGGCGGCTCGGCCGCCTCGATTTCACTTTCGATGTGGCTATGCCGGACAGCCCCGCACGGCCTGCCCGGCCGGAACTGCTCCCCCCGAATCGTATGCCGAAGCGCGGGCGCGGCGGGTCGGAACGCGGGCGAATCGCCCTGTGGCATGCGCTGGCGCATATCGAATTCGTCGCCATCGATCTGGCGATCGATATGGCCGGCCGCTTCGGTGCACAGATGGGGCCCGGCTTTGTCGGCGATTTTCTGTCAGTCGCCGCGGATGAAGCGATGCATTTCGCCATTCTGCAACGCCATCTCCGGGTGCTGGGCAGCACTTATGGCGATTTGCCCGCGCATGCCGGATTGTGGGAGGCGGCGGAAAAGACACGCCACGATGTCGCCGCGCGGCTGGCCGTGGTGCCGATGGTGCTCGAAGCGCGCGGACTCGACGTCACGCCCGCCACGATTACCCGTGTTCTGGACAGCGGGGACGTTACCGGTTCGCGTATCCTGCAAAGAATACTTGACGACGAAATTCGTCATGTGCGGATCGGCACAACGCATTTCGTCGCATGGTGCGCAAATAAGCAAAAAGCACCGGAATCTCATTGGAAAGAGCTGGTCGGGCGGTACTTTGGCGGCGCGATTAAGCCGCCATTCAACGACTCAGCGCGTCTTGCAGCCGGTTTGTCGCGAGATTTCTACGCAGCCATTGCCTGAGTCGATTCCGTCAAGTTAGAACAAACTCACGAGACGGCGGGGGGTTCCATCGTCTTCATTCATTTTTTTCCGGGACCGGGATCTGGTCGTGGAAAACGGGTTAGCGCGGCATCCAGCGTGGTGCCGGAAAAAGAGGACGATGCGGCGAGACATGATTTTCCCGATCGCAAAGAAGCTCACTTCCGCACTTGTTGCTTTGGCTGGTGCAATGATCGTGATGGCGGCTGCTCCGGCACACGCATCGGACGGTTCCAGCTTTAACGAAGGTGACACCCAGTTCCGCAAGCTGTTCTCCAGCTGGGAAGACATGGATGCACCGGCGGTGATCACCAACGCTGCCAAAGTGGCCGTTCCCTCGCGTATGCCGGTTGAAAACGTGCGGCTCTCCAGCGATTACGGCATGCGTACACACCCCGTGCTTGGCGGTCGCCGCGCACACAAGGGCGTGGATCTCGCTGGCCCGACCGGAACCCCGGTCTATGCGACCGCCGATGGCACCGTGGGCATGGCCCAGTGGTTCAGCAGCTACGGCAACTATATCCAGATCGAACATGGCGCAGGTCTCCAGACCCGTTATGGCCACCTTTCGGGTTACACTGTGGCCGCTGGCCAACGGGTCCGCAAAGGCGACCTGATCGGCTATATCGGTTCGACCGGCCGTTCCACCGGCCCGCATCTGCACTACGAAGTCCGTGTGGCCGGCGTTGCCGTCAACCCGATCCCCTATATGGTCGAAACCACAGCCCAGCAGGCTTTCGCTCTGGCGCGCGGCGAAGGTGGCAAGGGCGGCCCCGAATAAGTTTCCAAACAATCGGAATGACAGACGGCCCGGGCAAGTCCCGGGCCTTGTCATATATACGGCCCGCGTAACGCCCGGTGCCCTGCTTCCATCCGTGCCCCGGATTGGGCCCCGAATTGCGCAGCGAACGGAACACCGCGGCGTGGATATATGCGGGCTTGTGCCCTAGCTGGCGAGCAGCCGTTCCACCATGGCCCGTACATCTGCGCCCATATCTTCCCGTTCGAGCGCGAGGGACAGTGTCGCTTCCACGAAGCCGAGCTTGCTGCCGCAGTCGAAGCGGCGGCCATCGAACGTCACCGCGTGAAAGGGTTGGGTGCCGATCATGCGGGCCATCGCATCGGTCAGCTGGATTTCGCCGCCCGCACCCTTTTCCTGATTTTCGAGCGTCCGCATCACTTCGGGCTGCAGGATATAGCGCCCTGATATGATCTTGTTGGAGGGTGCCTGATCCACGGGTGGTTTTTCAACCAGCCCTTTGACTTCGGTCAGTTTCCCGCAGAGCCTGTCCAGCGTGGGGCCGGGATCGATCACGCCATAACTGGACACTTCGTGGCGGGGAACTTCCAGCACGCTAATCAGATTGCCGCCGACTTCATGATAGGCGTCGATCATCTGCTTCATGCAGCCGGGCGAACCGATCATCAGTTCATCGGGCAGGAAAATGGCAAACGGATCGTCGCCGACAATGGCGCGCGCGCACCAGATGGCGTGGCCCAGCCCAAGCGGCACCTGCTGTCGCACGGCGATCACATCGCCCGGCACGGCCCGGGTTGGTTCGAGTACGGCCATGTCCTTATCGCGTTCGCGCAGCATCGATTCCAGTTCAAACGCCACATCGAAATGTTCGACGATCGAGGTCTTGCCGCGCCCGGTGACGAAGATCATCTGTTCGATGCCCGCCTCGCGCGCTTCATCCACCGCATACTGGATCAGCGGCCGATCGACGATCGGCAGCATTTCCTTCGGAATAACCTTGGTTGCCGGAAGGAAGCGTGTGCCCAATCCTGCGACAGGGAAGACGGCTTTTCTGATCGGTTTACGTTTCGTCATACTGGCAGAGGTAGGCGGTGGGTTTAGACGGCGTCAACTGCGCACTTGCCTTGCTCCGGCTGGAAATCGCGCTAAATGCTGTCCATGGACAAGATCATTATTGAAGGCGGGAAACGCCTTTCGGGCACCATTCCCGTTTCGGGCGCGAAGAATGCCGCTCTCACCCTGCTTCCTTGCGCGCTGCTGACGGAAGAGCCGCTGACATTGCGGAATCTGCCGCGTCTGGCGGATATTGACGGTTTCCAGCATCTGATGACGCAATTCGGGGTGTCCACCGCAATTGCCGGTGCGCGGCCTGAAGATTTCGGCCGGGTGATGACGTTGCAGGCCACGCGCGTCACCTCCACCACCGCGCCCTATGATCTGGTGCGCAAGATGCGCGCGTCGATTCTGGTGCTGGGGCCGATGCTGGCGCGTGCGGGTGAGGCGACCGTTTCGCTCCCCGGCGGGTGCGCCATTGGCAACCGCCCGATCGATCTGCATCTCAAGGTTCTCGAAGCGATCGGCGCCCAGATCGAACTGGCAGCCGGGTATGTTCGGGCGATTGCGCCGGATGGCGGCTTGCCCGGTGGCCGGTACACGTTCCCGGTGGTCTCGGTCGGGGCGACGGAAAATGCCCTGATGGCCGCAGTTCTCGCGCGGGGCACCAGCACGTTCCACAACGCGGCGCGTGAACCCGAAATCATCGATCTGTGCCGTATGCTCGAAGCGATGGGCGCCCAGATCGAAGGTATCGGGACATCGGATCTGACCGTGCATGGGGTCGAACGGTTGCACGGCGCCACCTATCGGGTGATGTCCGACCGGATCGAAGCCGGGAGCTATGCCTGCGCTGCCGCGATTACCGGCGGTGAAGTCACCCTGAAAGGCGCCAATTTCGAAGAAATGGAAGCCACGGTGCAGGTCTTGCGCGATGCGGGCGTTACCGTAGAGGCGGTTGACGGCGGCATGCATGTTTCCGCCGATGGGCCAATCAGGCCGGTCACCGCGTCGACCGCGCCCTACCCCGGCTTTGCCACGGACATGCAGGCGCAATTGATGGCGCTGCTGTGCCGCGCGGAAGGGACCAGTGTCCTGACCGAAACCATTTTCGAAAACCGTTACATGCACGTACCCGAACTGAACCGCATGGGGGCGAATATCGAAACCTCGGGTCGCACGGCGATCGTGCATGGGGTTCCGAAGCTTACGGGTGCCGAAGTCATGGCAACCGATCTGCGCGCATCGATGAGCCTGGTGATCGCCGGTCTGGCGGCGGAAGGCCAGACGCAGGTGCATCGCCTGTATCACCTCGATCGTGGATATGAACGGCTGGAAGAGAAACTCTCTCTGCTGGGCGCTCAGGTGGAGCGTGTGGGCGACGGCTAGGTCTTATATATCGGAGCTTCTCTGCCTCTCATGCGTTGAACGGCAAAGCAGAGGAGTTTCGACTATGAGCTTTATGATCAAACTCGCAGCGCTTGCTGCCGCAGGTTATGCCGGTTTTCGCTATCTATCCGGCAAGAAGAGCCATAGCGGCCAGCCCGCGTTTGCTAGTGGCGAAACCGACAAGGAAAACTTTTCCCAGGTACGCGATGCGGGGCCCAAGGCCATGCGCGACAAACCGAAACGCGAATGGACGACCGCCGACCAACAATCGGATGAAAGTTTTCCGGCAAGCGATCCGCCCGGCAATTACTGAGAGATCGTGCCCGCGCGTAATTGCGCCACCAGCCAAAGGCGCAGGGCACCCGCCAGTCCGGGCGGCGTTTCGGCCTGAATGCGTTCCGAATCGATTCGCGCAATCAGCGCGTTGAGCGGAATGCCGAGCCGGGCAGAGGCCTCTTTCAGCATGTCCCAGAAAACCGGTTCGAGACTGATGGATGTCTTGTGTCCGGCAATCTCCACGGACCGTTTCACCGGAGGATGATAATGCGTGGCCATGCTGTGTCCTGCCCGGCGCGCGAACGGGGATCAAGCACTATGAAAGTGCCGGACGGATGCCCGGCACTTTCCTCGCTGATCAGTACATGTGTTGTCCGCCGTTGATCGACATGGTCGAACCGGTGACGAAGGTCGCGTCATCCGCTGTGAAGAAGCTGACGCCGCGGGCAATTTCCGAGGCATGGCCGAGGCGCCCGATGGGAATGCGCGCGATGATTTTGTCCAGCACCGGTTGGGGCACTGCGGCGACCATATCGGTATCGATATAACCGGGTGCGATGGCGTTGACGGTTACGCCGAACTTTGCGCCTTCCTGCGCCAATGCCTTGGTGAATCCGTGAATGCCTGATTTCGCGGCAGCATAGTTGACCTGCCCATATTGGCCCGCCTGACCATTGACGGAGCCGATATTGACGACGCGGCCCCAGCCGCGGTCCCGCATTCCGGGGAATGTCGCCTTGGCCATGTTGAAGCAGCCGCCGAGGTTGATCCGGATCACGTCATCCCAGTCTTCCCAGCTCATCTTGTGCAAGACACCATCGCGCGTGACCCCGGCGTTGTTCACGACGATATCGATCGGCCCGATCTCGGCCTCGATCCGTTTGCAGCCTTCCATGGTGGCGGCGTGATCACCCACATCCCATCGGTATGCCGGTATGCCTGTTCTATCGGTAAAAGCGCGCGCCTTGTCATCGTTGCCGGCATAGTTGGCAACGACGGTCCGTCCCTGCTCCTTGAGTGCAAGGCAAATGCCTTCACCAATGCCGCGCGTACCGCCCGTAACGATAGCCACTTTCGCCATAAAGG
This genomic window from Caenibius tardaugens NBRC 16725 contains:
- a CDS encoding M23 family metallopeptidase; translated protein: MIFPIAKKLTSALVALAGAMIVMAAAPAHASDGSSFNEGDTQFRKLFSSWEDMDAPAVITNAAKVAVPSRMPVENVRLSSDYGMRTHPVLGGRRAHKGVDLAGPTGTPVYATADGTVGMAQWFSSYGNYIQIEHGAGLQTRYGHLSGYTVAAGQRVRKGDLIGYIGSTGRSTGPHLHYEVRVAGVAVNPIPYMVETTAQQAFALARGEGGKGGPE
- a CDS encoding ribbon-helix-helix domain-containing protein, with translation MATHYHPPVKRSVEIAGHKTSISLEPVFWDMLKEASARLGIPLNALIARIDSERIQAETPPGLAGALRLWLVAQLRAGTISQ
- the phbB gene encoding acetoacetyl-CoA reductase, translated to MAKVAIVTGGTRGIGEGICLALKEQGRTVVANYAGNDDKARAFTDRTGIPAYRWDVGDHAATMEGCKRIEAEIGPIDIVVNNAGVTRDGVLHKMSWEDWDDVIRINLGGCFNMAKATFPGMRDRGWGRVVNIGSVNGQAGQYGQVNYAAAKSGIHGFTKALAQEGAKFGVTVNAIAPGYIDTDMVAAVPQPVLDKIIARIPIGRLGHASEIARGVSFFTADDATFVTGSTMSINGGQHMY
- a CDS encoding UTP--glucose-1-phosphate uridylyltransferase, with product MTKRKPIRKAVFPVAGLGTRFLPATKVIPKEMLPIVDRPLIQYAVDEAREAGIEQMIFVTGRGKTSIVEHFDVAFELESMLRERDKDMAVLEPTRAVPGDVIAVRQQVPLGLGHAIWCARAIVGDDPFAIFLPDELMIGSPGCMKQMIDAYHEVGGNLISVLEVPRHEVSSYGVIDPGPTLDRLCGKLTEVKGLVEKPPVDQAPSNKIISGRYILQPEVMRTLENQEKGAGGEIQLTDAMARMIGTQPFHAVTFDGRRFDCGSKLGFVEATLSLALEREDMGADVRAMVERLLAS
- the murA gene encoding UDP-N-acetylglucosamine 1-carboxyvinyltransferase; protein product: MDKIIIEGGKRLSGTIPVSGAKNAALTLLPCALLTEEPLTLRNLPRLADIDGFQHLMTQFGVSTAIAGARPEDFGRVMTLQATRVTSTTAPYDLVRKMRASILVLGPMLARAGEATVSLPGGCAIGNRPIDLHLKVLEAIGAQIELAAGYVRAIAPDGGLPGGRYTFPVVSVGATENALMAAVLARGTSTFHNAAREPEIIDLCRMLEAMGAQIEGIGTSDLTVHGVERLHGATYRVMSDRIEAGSYACAAAITGGEVTLKGANFEEMEATVQVLRDAGVTVEAVDGGMHVSADGPIRPVTASTAPYPGFATDMQAQLMALLCRAEGTSVLTETIFENRYMHVPELNRMGANIETSGRTAIVHGVPKLTGAEVMATDLRASMSLVIAGLAAEGQTQVHRLYHLDRGYERLEEKLSLLGAQVERVGDG